The window TTCAACCAGCAGGAACAGCCGATTATATTGCAGCTGGGCGGTTCCAATCCTAAAGATTTGGCGCTGTGCAGCAAAATGGCGCAGGACTGGGGCTATGATGAAGTCAATTTAAACGTCGGCTGCCCGAGCGACCGCGTGCAGAACAATAAAATCGGCGCCTGCCTGATGGCTGAGCCGGACTTGGTTGCGGAATGCATTGCCGAAATGCGCAATGCGGTGGATATTCCTGTAACGGTGAAGCACCGCATCGGGATTGACGACATGCAGTCTTATGAAGAAATGCTGCATTTTGTCGATACTGTCACCAAAACCGGCTGCAGCAATTTCATCGTGCATGCGCGGATTGCCCTGCTGAAAGGCCTATCGCCGAAAGAAAACCGCGATGTGCCGCCGCTGCGCTATGAAGATGTCTACCGCTTAAAGCGCGAACGCCCGGAACTGCTGATTGAACTTAACGGCGGCGTGAAGACCTTTGCCGAAACTCAGGCGCATCTGCAGCATGTTGACGGCGTGATGATTGGCCGCGAAGCCTATCACAATCCGTATTTGCTGGCCGAGCTCGGCCAGCTCTGGCAGCTGGACATGCCGGACCGCTTTGAAATCATCGAGCAGATGCTACCGTATATTGCGCAGCGCATGGCGCAAGGCGCGCCACTGTCAATTATCACCCGGCATATTTTAGGCCTGTTTCAAAACCTGCCGGGCGCGCGCAAATGGCGCCAGGCGCTCAGCGGCGGCAATGCCAAAACTTTTGCCGATCTTGAAAGCGCGATTCAGCAGATCAAGGACGCCATGCAGCGCACTGAAGACGAAGCCCGGGAATATCAGGCTTCGCACTGATGCCCCAGCCAGCAGAGCTGCGTATTGGCAGTAAAAAGCCAGCCAATTGCTTGGCTGGCTTTTCTTTATGTTCCGGCTTGAGCTGCGCATTTACAGCTCAGCAGGCTGCGCATAGCCTCAGTGATGATTATAAACCGCATGGCCGCGTTCTTT is drawn from Acinetobacter sp. WCHAc010034 and contains these coding sequences:
- the dusA gene encoding tRNA dihydrouridine(20/20a) synthase DusA, translated to MTISKTIETPQSPRISVAPMMDWTTKDYRFFARLFNPNVILYTEMVTTGAILFGDAKRHLDFNQQEQPIILQLGGSNPKDLALCSKMAQDWGYDEVNLNVGCPSDRVQNNKIGACLMAEPDLVAECIAEMRNAVDIPVTVKHRIGIDDMQSYEEMLHFVDTVTKTGCSNFIVHARIALLKGLSPKENRDVPPLRYEDVYRLKRERPELLIELNGGVKTFAETQAHLQHVDGVMIGREAYHNPYLLAELGQLWQLDMPDRFEIIEQMLPYIAQRMAQGAPLSIITRHILGLFQNLPGARKWRQALSGGNAKTFADLESAIQQIKDAMQRTEDEAREYQASH